One window of Medicago truncatula cultivar Jemalong A17 chromosome 2, MtrunA17r5.0-ANR, whole genome shotgun sequence genomic DNA carries:
- the LOC11411858 gene encoding epidermis-specific secreted glycoprotein EP1: MSIFLNPKTSFLTLLFFSFSTLIAHAIVPQNETFKFVNSGDLGDFIVEYGGDYRMISIFNAPFQVGFYNTTPNAFTLALRIGLQRSEQLFRWVWEANRGNPVGENGTFSLGADGNLVLANADGRIVWQTNTSNKGVVAFRLLSNGNMVLIDAKGKFVWQSFDHPTDTLLVDQYLKPNGPSKLVSRLSEKENVDGPYSLVLEPKGLALYYKSTNSPRPIKYWFSSSWFSFEKGSLENVTLKSDPESFEYGFDFFVANSTTSGSSIIGRPVNNSTLTYLRLGIDGNIKFHTYFLDVRSGVWKVTYTLFDEDEDEGECQLPERCGKFGLCEDNQCVGCPLENGIFGWSNKCNAKPLGGVCKASEFHYYKIEGVEHYMSKYTTGDSVSEDACGNKCTKDCKCVGYFYHKDNSRCWKAYDLQTLTKVENTTHVGFIKVPNK, translated from the coding sequence ATGTCTATTTTTCTTAACCCCAAAACCTCATTTCTCACTttattgttcttttcattttccacCTTAATTGCACATGCAATTGTTCCACAAAATGAAACCTTTAAATTTGTAAATTCAGGTGACCTTGGAGACTTCATTGTAGAATATGGAGGTGATTACAGAATGATAAGCATATTCAATGCTCCATTTCAAGTTGGTTTTTATAACACTACCCCAAATGCATTCACTTTAGCTCTTCGAATCGGTCTTCAACGATCGGAGCAGCTTTTCCGGTGGGTATGGGAAGCAAATAGAGGCAATCCAGTTGGTGAAAATGGTACTTTTTCATTAGGTGCTGATGGAAATCTTGTGTTGGCTAATGCTGATGGAAGAATTGTTTGGCAAACAAACACTTCCAATAAAGGTGTTGTTGCCTTTAGGTTACTCTCAAATGGTAACATGGTTTTAATTGATGCCAAAGGTAAATTTGTTTGGCAAAGTTTTGACCATCCAACAGATACCCTTTTGGTTGATCAATATTTAAAACCTAATGGTCCTTCAAAGCTTGTTAGTAGActttcagaaaaagaaaatgttgatgGTCCTTATAGTTTGGTTTTGGAGCCTAAAGGTTTGGCTTTATATTATAAGAGTACAAATTCTCCTAGGCCAATTAAATATTGGTTTTCATCTTCTTGGTTTTCATTTGAAAAAGGTTCATTAGAAAATGTCACACTAAAATCTGATCCAGAATCTTTTGAGTatggatttgatttttttgttgccAATTCTACCACTTCTGGTAGTAGTATCATTGGTAGGCCAGTGAATAATAGTACCTTAACATATCTTAGGCTTGGAATTGATGGTAATATTAAATTTCACACCTACTTCCTTGATGTGCGTAGTGGTGTTTGGAAAGTGACATACACTCtctttgatgaagatgaagatgagggtGAGTGCCAATTGCCTGAGAGATGTGGGAAATTTGGGCTTTGTGAGGATAATCAATGTGTTGGTTGTCCATTGGAGAATGGAATATTTGGTTGGAGTAATAAATGTAATGCTAAGCCTTTAGGAGGAGTATGCAAAGCAAGTGAATTTCATTACTACAAAATTGAAGGAGTTGAGCACTACATGAGCAAATACACTACTGGTGATAGTGTAAGTGAAGATGCATGTGGAAACAAATGTACCAAGGATTGTAAGTGTGTTGGGTATTTCTACCACAAGGATAACTCAAGGTGTTGGAAAGCTTATGATCTTCAAACCCTTACTAAAGTAGAAAATACTACACACGTGGGTTTTATTAAGGTTCCTAATAAGTAG